One Streptomyces sp. RPA4-2 genomic window carries:
- the glnA gene encoding type I glutamate--ammonia ligase has product MDKQQEFVLRTLEERDIRFVRLWFTDVLGFLKSVAVAPAELEQAFDEGIGFDGSAIEGFARVYESDMIAKPDPSTFQVLPWRAEAPGTARMFCDILMPDGSPSFADPRYVLKRALAKTSDLGFTFYTHPEIEFFLLKDRPLDGSRPTPADNSGYFDHTPQNVGMDFRRQAITMLESMGISVEFSHHEGAPGQQEIDLRYADALSTADNIMTFRLVMKQVALEQGVQATFMPKPFSEHPGSGMHTHLSLFEGDRNAFYESGSEYQLSKVGRSFIAGLLKHAAEISAVTNQWVNSYKRIWGGSERTAGAGGEAPSYICWGHNNRSALVRVPMYKPGKTGSARVEVRSIDSGANPYLAYALLLAAGLKGIEEGYELPPGADDDVWALTDAERRAMGIEPLPQNLGEALTLMQRSELVAETLGEHVFDFFLRNKKAEWEEYRSEVTAFELRKNLPVL; this is encoded by the coding sequence ATGGACAAGCAGCAGGAGTTCGTGCTCCGGACACTGGAGGAGCGGGACATCCGGTTCGTACGGCTGTGGTTCACGGACGTGCTGGGCTTCCTCAAGTCGGTGGCCGTCGCCCCGGCCGAACTCGAGCAGGCCTTCGACGAGGGCATCGGCTTCGACGGCTCGGCGATCGAGGGCTTCGCCCGCGTCTACGAGTCCGACATGATCGCCAAGCCCGACCCGTCGACGTTCCAGGTGCTGCCGTGGCGCGCGGAGGCCCCCGGCACGGCGCGCATGTTCTGCGACATCCTGATGCCGGACGGCTCCCCGTCCTTCGCCGACCCGCGCTACGTCCTCAAGCGCGCCCTCGCGAAGACCTCCGACCTGGGCTTCACCTTCTACACCCACCCGGAGATCGAGTTCTTCCTGCTGAAGGACCGCCCGCTGGACGGCTCCCGCCCCACCCCCGCCGACAACTCGGGCTACTTCGACCACACCCCCCAGAACGTCGGCATGGACTTCCGCCGCCAGGCGATCACCATGCTGGAGTCGATGGGCATCTCGGTCGAGTTCTCCCACCACGAGGGCGCGCCCGGCCAGCAGGAGATCGACCTCCGCTACGCCGACGCCCTCTCCACGGCGGACAACATCATGACCTTCCGCCTGGTCATGAAGCAGGTGGCGCTGGAGCAGGGCGTGCAGGCGACCTTCATGCCCAAGCCCTTCTCCGAGCACCCCGGCTCCGGCATGCACACCCACCTCTCGCTCTTCGAGGGCGACCGCAACGCCTTCTACGAGTCCGGCTCGGAGTACCAGCTCTCCAAGGTCGGCCGCTCCTTCATCGCGGGCCTGCTCAAGCACGCCGCGGAGATCTCGGCCGTCACCAACCAGTGGGTCAACTCCTACAAGCGCATCTGGGGCGGCTCGGAGCGCACCGCGGGCGCCGGCGGCGAGGCCCCCTCGTACATCTGCTGGGGCCACAACAACCGCTCCGCCCTCGTCCGCGTGCCGATGTACAAGCCCGGCAAGACCGGCTCCGCGCGGGTCGAGGTCCGCTCCATCGACTCGGGCGCGAACCCGTACCTGGCGTACGCGCTGCTCCTGGCCGCGGGCCTGAAGGGCATCGAGGAGGGCTACGAACTCCCGCCGGGCGCCGACGACGACGTCTGGGCCCTCACCGACGCCGAGCGCCGCGCGATGGGCATCGAGCCCCTGCCCCAGAACCTCGGCGAGGCCCTCACCCTCATGCAGCGCAGCGAACTGGTCGCCGAGACCCTGGGCGAACACGTCTTCGACTTTTTCCTGCGCAACAAGAAGGCGGAGTGGGAGGAGTACCGCTCCGAGGTCACCGCCTTCGAGCTGCGGAAGAACCTGCCGGTGCTGTAG
- a CDS encoding globin domain-containing protein → MLSEQSTVTVRATLPAVGAAIGEIADRFYEGLFAAHPELLRDLFNRGNQASGIQRQALAGSIAAFAGHLVERPDERPDVMLSRIAHKHASLGIAPEQYALVHEHLFAAIAEVLGDAVTPEVAAAWDEVYWLMANALIALEKRLYAQHADGSSGWRTWEVVGRDEETADVATFRMRPADGGPLPDFRAGQYVSVRVTLPDGARQIRQYSLAGAPGSPDRRIGVKRVRDAGSPEGEVSNHLHTHAGVGSTLEVSAPYGDLVLDDTDAPVLLASAGIGVTPMIAMLEQLALTGHRAPVTVVHADRSPADHALRADHEAYAAKLADASVHFWYERDSERAGAGLPGRADLSSVPVASGTRAYLCGPLPFMRAVRAQLLGKGVAAADIHYEVFGPDLWLAQD, encoded by the coding sequence ATGCTGTCCGAGCAGTCCACCGTCACCGTGCGCGCCACCCTCCCCGCGGTCGGCGCGGCCATCGGCGAGATCGCCGACCGCTTCTACGAGGGGCTGTTCGCCGCCCACCCGGAACTGCTGCGCGACCTCTTCAACCGCGGCAACCAGGCCTCGGGCATCCAGCGCCAGGCACTGGCGGGATCCATCGCCGCCTTCGCCGGCCACCTCGTCGAGCGGCCGGACGAGCGCCCCGACGTCATGCTGAGCCGCATCGCACACAAGCACGCCTCACTGGGGATCGCTCCCGAGCAGTACGCGCTCGTGCACGAACACCTCTTCGCGGCCATCGCCGAGGTCCTCGGCGACGCGGTCACCCCCGAGGTCGCGGCCGCCTGGGACGAGGTCTACTGGCTGATGGCGAACGCCCTGATCGCCCTGGAGAAGCGGCTGTACGCCCAGCACGCGGACGGTTCCTCCGGCTGGCGGACGTGGGAGGTCGTGGGCCGCGACGAGGAGACCGCCGACGTCGCCACGTTCCGGATGCGTCCGGCCGACGGCGGGCCGCTGCCGGACTTCCGGGCGGGCCAGTACGTCTCGGTCCGCGTGACGCTGCCGGACGGCGCCCGCCAGATACGTCAGTACAGCCTCGCCGGCGCCCCGGGCTCGCCGGACCGCCGGATCGGCGTCAAACGGGTGCGCGACGCCGGAAGCCCCGAGGGCGAGGTCTCGAACCACCTGCACACCCACGCAGGAGTCGGCTCCACCCTGGAGGTCTCCGCCCCGTACGGCGATCTGGTGCTCGACGACACGGACGCCCCCGTGCTGCTGGCCTCCGCCGGCATCGGCGTCACCCCGATGATCGCCATGCTGGAACAGCTCGCGCTCACCGGACACCGCGCCCCGGTCACGGTCGTGCACGCCGACCGCTCCCCCGCCGACCACGCACTGCGCGCCGACCACGAGGCGTACGCGGCCAAGCTCGCCGACGCGTCGGTCCACTTCTGGTACGAGCGGGACTCCGAGAGGGCAGGAGCGGGCCTGCCCGGCCGCGCGGACCTCTCCTCGGTGCCGGTCGCCTCGGGCACCCGGGCGTACCTGTGCGGCCCGCTGCCCTTCATGCGGGCGGTGCGCGCCCAGCTCCTCGGCAAGGGCGTGGCCGCCGCCGACATCCACTACGAGGTGTTCGGGCCCGACCTCTGGCTCGCCCAGGACTGA
- a CDS encoding Rrf2 family transcriptional regulator — MRLLRSTDLALRVLMRLAVAGDSTPTTREVAADMDVPYTHAAKVVAELQHLGLLAARRGRGGGLTLTEAGRTASVGAIVRTFEGDGDVVDCEGAAPCPLHSACRLRGALRRAQEAFFASLDPLTVRDMVAAPTGPLLLGISSRP; from the coding sequence ATGAGGCTGCTCCGCTCCACCGACCTGGCCCTGCGTGTGCTGATGCGGCTCGCCGTCGCGGGCGACTCGACGCCCACGACCCGCGAGGTCGCGGCGGACATGGACGTCCCCTACACGCATGCCGCGAAGGTCGTCGCCGAGCTCCAGCACCTCGGGCTGCTCGCGGCCCGCCGAGGCCGGGGCGGCGGTCTCACACTCACCGAGGCGGGCCGTACGGCTTCGGTCGGCGCCATCGTCCGGACCTTCGAGGGGGACGGTGACGTCGTCGACTGCGAGGGCGCCGCGCCCTGCCCGCTGCACTCCGCGTGCCGACTGCGGGGTGCGCTGCGGCGGGCCCAGGAGGCCTTCTTCGCCTCGCTGGACCCGCTGACGGTACGGGACATGGTCGCGGCACCGACCGGCCCGCTGCTGCTGGGAATCTCCAGCCGGCCCTGA
- a CDS encoding DUF3105 domain-containing protein, with protein sequence MGSAKNTTSAQRKARIEEMRKTERSRERRNRILTITAGTVVVVGLVVGGVVLVRSQSDKSDTSASDSKGGGSGHFVAGKDGVRTWSGKLSRNHVTKTVKYPMEPPVGGDHNQVWMNCNGDVYAKPVNNMNAVHSLEHGAVWVTYNGKASDADVKALSEKVKKTPYTLMSPVEDQKDPIMLSAWGKQRTVTGASDPAVNTFFSEFVQGKQTPEPGAACTNGLAQ encoded by the coding sequence ATGGGTTCCGCCAAGAACACCACCTCCGCGCAGCGCAAGGCGCGCATAGAAGAGATGCGCAAGACCGAACGTTCCCGGGAGCGTCGCAACCGGATCCTCACGATCACGGCCGGCACGGTCGTCGTCGTCGGTCTCGTGGTCGGCGGTGTCGTCCTGGTCAGGTCGCAGTCCGACAAGAGCGACACCTCGGCGAGCGATTCCAAGGGCGGCGGCTCCGGGCACTTCGTCGCGGGCAAGGACGGCGTGCGGACGTGGTCGGGGAAGCTGTCCCGCAACCACGTCACCAAGACCGTGAAGTACCCGATGGAGCCCCCGGTCGGCGGTGACCACAACCAGGTGTGGATGAACTGCAACGGCGACGTCTACGCCAAGCCGGTCAACAACATGAACGCCGTGCACTCGCTGGAGCACGGCGCGGTCTGGGTGACGTACAACGGCAAGGCCTCGGACGCCGACGTGAAGGCGCTCTCGGAGAAGGTCAAGAAGACCCCGTACACCCTGATGAGCCCCGTCGAGGACCAGAAGGACCCGATCATGCTCAGCGCCTGGGGCAAGCAGCGCACGGTGACGGGTGCGAGCGACCCGGCCGTCAACACGTTCTTCTCCGAGTTCGTGCAGGGCAAGCAGACGCCCGAGCCGGGCGCCGCCTGCACCAACGGCCTGGCGCAGTGA
- a CDS encoding DUF305 domain-containing protein → MRQMRQAGWIAGTTAAVLVAAGAITYAVAESDDPGTRAPAADSADAGFARDMAVHHQQAVEMSYLVRDRTGDEEVRRLAYDIAQTQANQRGMLLGWLDLWELPKVSADPPMTWMGMGDMASGKDGALMPGMATNTELKKLNTLKGKQAEILYLQLMTDHHKGGIHMAEGCVQKCTVGVEKKLAQGMVDAQQSEIKLMADLLKARGAKARD, encoded by the coding sequence ATGAGGCAGATGAGGCAGGCGGGCTGGATCGCGGGCACCACGGCGGCGGTGCTGGTCGCCGCGGGCGCCATCACGTACGCGGTCGCCGAGAGCGACGACCCCGGGACCAGGGCGCCCGCCGCGGATTCCGCGGACGCGGGCTTCGCGCGGGACATGGCGGTCCACCACCAGCAGGCCGTCGAGATGTCCTACCTCGTGCGCGACCGCACGGGCGACGAGGAGGTACGGCGGCTCGCGTACGACATCGCGCAGACGCAGGCCAACCAGCGCGGCATGCTGCTCGGCTGGCTCGACCTGTGGGAGCTGCCGAAGGTGTCCGCGGACCCGCCCATGACCTGGATGGGCATGGGCGACATGGCCTCCGGCAAGGACGGCGCGCTGATGCCGGGCATGGCGACCAACACCGAGCTGAAGAAGCTGAACACGCTGAAGGGCAAGCAGGCCGAGATCCTGTACCTGCAGCTGATGACCGACCATCACAAGGGCGGCATCCACATGGCCGAGGGCTGCGTCCAGAAGTGCACGGTCGGCGTGGAGAAGAAGCTCGCGCAGGGCATGGTCGACGCACAGCAGTCCGAAATCAAGCTGATGGCCGACCTGTTGAAGGCACGCGGCGCGAAGGCGCGCGACTGA
- a CDS encoding protease pro-enzyme activation domain-containing protein — MRSNRAAVRAGVSMAATLPLLAGALALGIPAAHAATGPSRHTLAGTKPAWATAKADKGAASDSSQVSARVYFAGRDAAGLAAYAKAVADPASASYGKYLSAEQTQARFGATKAQVAEVTSWLKSAGLKVTGSTQHYVSVTGDVAAAEKAFGTQLHNYTKSGKTYRAPAGSASVPSALNGAVLTVTGLDNAPHKATHNDTLPPPDAVFRNAGPFSSYYGSNTASTLPDAYGKKIPYAVQGYTGKQLRAAYGAGKHTGKGVRVAITDAYASPTIAFDAASYAKKHGDAKYSTSQLRQVLPGTYTKTEECGAAGWYGEETLDVEAVHAVAPGANITYVGAASCYDDDLLDSLSKIVDGHLADIVSNSWGDIEANQTPDLAAAYDQVFQFGAVEGIGFYFSSGDNGDEVANTGTKQVDTPANSAWVTAVGGTSLAVGKNDKYQFETGWGTEKASLSADGKSWTGFPGAFTSGAGGGTSKTVAQPFYQKGVVPGALAKANGTTAMRTVPDIAAIADPNTGFRVGQTQTFPDGSQQYSEYRIGGTSLAAPVIAAVQALAQEARGGKAIGFANPSIYAKYGSKAYHDVTDNPKGSGLAVARVDFANSFDASGGLLISVRSLGKDSSLSAVKGYDDVTGVGSPAPGYVSSFSRR, encoded by the coding sequence ATGAGATCCAATCGCGCTGCAGTACGCGCCGGAGTGAGCATGGCAGCGACATTGCCGCTGCTCGCCGGCGCGCTGGCGCTCGGCATACCCGCGGCCCACGCCGCGACCGGCCCGAGCCGGCACACCCTCGCGGGCACCAAGCCCGCGTGGGCCACGGCGAAGGCGGACAAGGGGGCCGCGTCCGACAGCTCCCAGGTCTCCGCCCGGGTCTACTTCGCGGGCCGGGACGCCGCCGGCCTTGCCGCGTATGCCAAGGCCGTCGCCGACCCGGCGTCTGCCTCGTACGGGAAGTACCTCTCCGCCGAGCAGACGCAGGCCCGCTTCGGCGCCACCAAGGCACAGGTCGCCGAGGTGACCTCGTGGCTGAAGTCGGCCGGCCTGAAGGTCACCGGCAGCACGCAGCACTACGTCTCCGTCACCGGTGACGTCGCCGCCGCCGAGAAGGCGTTCGGCACCCAGCTGCACAACTACACCAAGAGCGGGAAGACCTACCGGGCTCCGGCCGGGTCGGCCTCCGTCCCGTCCGCCCTGAACGGCGCCGTCCTGACCGTCACCGGCCTGGACAACGCCCCGCACAAGGCGACGCACAACGACACCCTGCCGCCTCCGGACGCGGTGTTCCGCAACGCCGGGCCGTTCTCCTCGTACTACGGCTCGAACACCGCGAGCACGCTGCCGGACGCGTACGGCAAGAAGATCCCGTACGCGGTGCAGGGATACACCGGCAAGCAGCTGCGCGCCGCCTACGGCGCGGGCAAGCACACCGGCAAGGGTGTCCGCGTCGCCATCACCGACGCGTACGCCTCGCCGACCATCGCGTTCGACGCGGCTTCGTACGCCAAGAAGCACGGTGACGCGAAGTACTCCACCAGTCAGCTGCGTCAGGTGCTGCCCGGCACCTACACGAAGACCGAGGAGTGCGGCGCGGCCGGCTGGTACGGCGAGGAGACCCTCGACGTCGAGGCCGTGCACGCGGTCGCGCCCGGGGCGAACATCACGTACGTGGGTGCCGCCTCCTGCTACGACGACGACCTGCTCGACTCGCTCAGCAAGATCGTCGACGGGCACCTGGCCGACATCGTCTCCAACTCGTGGGGCGACATCGAGGCCAACCAGACCCCGGACCTCGCCGCCGCGTACGACCAGGTCTTCCAGTTCGGCGCGGTCGAGGGCATCGGCTTCTACTTCTCCTCCGGCGACAACGGCGACGAGGTCGCCAACACCGGTACGAAGCAGGTCGACACCCCGGCCAACTCGGCGTGGGTGACCGCGGTCGGCGGCACCTCGCTGGCCGTCGGCAAGAACGACAAGTACCAGTTCGAGACCGGCTGGGGTACCGAGAAGGCCTCGCTGTCGGCCGACGGCAAGAGCTGGACCGGCTTCCCGGGCGCGTTCACCTCGGGCGCGGGCGGCGGCACCAGCAAGACCGTGGCGCAGCCCTTCTACCAGAAGGGCGTCGTACCGGGCGCGCTGGCCAAGGCCAACGGCACCACGGCCATGCGTACCGTGCCGGACATCGCGGCGATCGCCGACCCCAACACCGGTTTCCGCGTCGGCCAGACGCAGACCTTCCCGGACGGGTCGCAGCAGTACAGCGAGTACCGGATCGGCGGCACCTCGCTCGCCGCGCCGGTGATCGCGGCCGTCCAGGCCCTGGCCCAGGAGGCGCGCGGCGGCAAGGCGATCGGTTTCGCCAACCCGTCGATCTACGCGAAGTACGGCTCCAAGGCGTACCACGACGTCACGGACAACCCCAAGGGTTCCGGACTCGCCGTGGCGCGTGTGGACTTCGCCAACTCGTTCGACGCGTCCGGGGGTCTGCTGATCTCCGTGCGCAGCCTCGGCAAGGACAGCTCGCTGTCAGCCGTGAAGGGCTACGACGACGTGACCGGCGTGGGTTCCCCCGCCCCGGGCTACGTCAGCTCGTTCAGCCGTCGCTGA
- a CDS encoding NAD(+) synthase, translated as MPSLNFRSLYQHGFARVAACTGHTVIADPLANAEAVLRQARRCAGEGVAVAVFPEMGLCGYSIEDLLLQDALLDQVEEALRTVVAGSAELLPVLVVGAPLRHRNRVYNCAVIVHRGRVLGVVPKSYPPNYREFYERRQIAAGDDERGGTIRVDGESVPFGVDLLFTADDVPGLVLHTEICEDMWVPVPPSAEAALAGATVLANLSGSPITVGRAEDRKLMCRSASSRCIAAYVYAAAGLGESTTDLSWDGQTMIYENGAMLAESDRFPLDDQFAVADVDLDLLRQERLRTGSFDDNRRTHTPRTADFRTVSFRLDPPAGDLGLRRRVERFPFVPADPDRLALDCYEAYNIQVAGLQQRLAAIGGPKVVIGVSGGLDSTHALIVAARAMDRAGRPRSDILAFTLPGFATSDHTKGNAHELMRSLGVTAAELDITPTARLMLKEMDHPFASGEPVYDVTFENVQAGLRTDYLFRLANQRGGIVLGTGDLSELALGWSTYGVGDQMSHYNVNSGVPKTLIQHLIRWVIGSRQFGEDTDRTLAAILDTEISPELVPGEEMQSTESKIGPYALHDFTLFHVLRYGFRPSKIAFLAWHAWRDPDAGAWPPGFPEAERVAYDLPEIRRWLEVFCRRFFGFAQFKRSAMPNGPKVSAGGSLSPRGDWRAPSDSSARTWLRDLARFDPPETEG; from the coding sequence GTGCCTTCTCTGAACTTCCGGTCGCTCTATCAGCACGGCTTCGCACGCGTCGCCGCCTGCACGGGCCACACCGTCATCGCGGACCCGCTCGCCAACGCCGAGGCGGTCCTGCGCCAGGCGCGCAGGTGCGCCGGGGAGGGTGTCGCCGTCGCCGTCTTCCCGGAGATGGGACTGTGCGGCTACTCGATCGAGGACCTGCTGCTCCAGGACGCGCTGCTCGACCAGGTCGAGGAGGCGCTCCGGACCGTGGTGGCGGGGTCGGCGGAACTCCTGCCGGTCCTGGTCGTGGGCGCCCCGCTGCGCCACCGCAACCGGGTCTACAACTGCGCGGTGATCGTGCACCGCGGCCGCGTCCTCGGTGTCGTACCCAAGTCGTACCCGCCCAACTACCGGGAGTTCTACGAGCGCCGGCAGATCGCCGCGGGCGACGACGAGCGCGGCGGCACGATCCGGGTCGACGGGGAGTCCGTGCCGTTCGGTGTGGACCTGCTGTTCACCGCGGACGACGTCCCGGGCCTGGTGCTGCACACGGAGATCTGCGAGGACATGTGGGTGCCGGTGCCCCCGAGCGCCGAGGCGGCCCTGGCGGGCGCCACCGTCCTCGCCAACCTCTCCGGCAGTCCGATCACCGTCGGCCGGGCCGAGGACCGCAAGCTGATGTGCCGTTCGGCGTCGTCGCGCTGCATCGCCGCGTACGTCTACGCGGCGGCCGGCCTGGGCGAGTCGACCACCGACCTGTCCTGGGACGGACAGACCATGATCTACGAGAACGGGGCGATGCTGGCCGAGTCCGACCGCTTCCCGCTCGACGACCAGTTCGCCGTGGCGGACGTCGACCTCGACCTGCTGCGGCAGGAACGGCTGCGGACCGGCAGCTTCGACGACAACCGGCGCACCCACACCCCCCGCACCGCCGATTTCCGCACGGTGTCGTTCCGGCTCGACCCGCCGGCCGGCGACCTGGGCCTGCGGCGTCGCGTCGAGCGCTTCCCGTTCGTGCCCGCGGACCCCGACCGGCTGGCCCTGGACTGCTACGAGGCGTACAATATCCAGGTCGCGGGGCTCCAGCAGCGGCTCGCGGCGATCGGTGGCCCGAAGGTCGTCATCGGGGTGTCCGGAGGGCTCGACTCCACGCACGCGCTGATCGTCGCGGCCCGCGCGATGGACCGGGCGGGCCGCCCGCGCAGCGACATCCTCGCCTTCACCCTGCCCGGCTTCGCCACCAGCGACCACACCAAGGGCAACGCGCACGAGCTGATGCGCTCCCTCGGCGTCACCGCGGCCGAGCTGGACATCACGCCGACCGCCCGGCTGATGCTGAAGGAGATGGACCACCCCTTCGCGTCCGGCGAGCCCGTGTACGACGTCACCTTCGAGAACGTGCAGGCCGGACTGCGCACCGACTACCTGTTCCGGCTCGCCAACCAGCGCGGCGGCATCGTGCTCGGGACCGGCGACCTGTCGGAGCTTGCGCTCGGCTGGTCCACGTACGGCGTGGGCGACCAGATGAGTCACTACAACGTCAACTCGGGTGTGCCGAAGACCCTGATCCAGCATCTGATCCGCTGGGTCATCGGCAGCCGTCAGTTCGGCGAGGACACCGACCGGACGCTCGCCGCGATCCTGGACACGGAGATCAGCCCGGAGCTGGTCCCCGGCGAGGAGATGCAGTCGACCGAGTCGAAGATCGGCCCGTACGCGCTGCACGACTTCACGCTCTTCCACGTGCTGCGCTACGGGTTCAGGCCGTCGAAGATCGCCTTCCTCGCCTGGCACGCGTGGCGCGACCCGGACGCGGGCGCCTGGCCGCCCGGCTTCCCCGAGGCCGAGCGGGTCGCGTACGACCTCCCTGAGATCCGGCGCTGGCTGGAGGTCTTCTGCCGCCGCTTCTTCGGGTTCGCGCAGTTCAAGCGCTCGGCGATGCCGAACGGGCCGAAGGTCTCGGCGGGCGGTTCGCTCTCGCCGCGCGGCGACTGGCGCGCGCCGTCCGACAGTTCGGCCCGCACCTGGCTGCGTGACCTGGCCCGCTTCGACCCGCCGGAGACGGAGGGCTGA
- a CDS encoding MFS transporter → MPLALLALAVGAFGIGTTEFVMMGLLPDVADDLHISLPAAGHLVSAYALGVVIGAPLLAAATARMSRRKVLIGLMVLFVAGNVLSALAPDQHWLLAARFLSGLPHGAFFGVGAVVATGLVAPERKARSVSLMFLGLTVANIVGVPVATFIGQHFGWRATFLGVGVIGLAAIASLALLIPHDHTHAATGGLRGELAALRSLPVWLALGTTVAGFGALFSAYSYITPMLTESAGYTESSVTLLLALFGVGATVGNLVGGRLADHSLRGTLFGGLASLVAVLALFPLLMSAQWSAALAVTLLGTAAFVTGSPLQLMVMEKASAAPSLASSANQAAFNLANAGGAWIGGLALAAGFGATSPALAGAALAVLGLAVAGTAYTVDRRHRAAQAVSPGRLVAAHVPDRPETVLR, encoded by the coding sequence ATGCCCCTGGCCCTGCTCGCCCTCGCCGTGGGCGCCTTCGGCATCGGAACCACCGAGTTCGTGATGATGGGCCTGCTGCCCGACGTCGCGGACGACCTCCACATATCCCTCCCCGCCGCGGGACACCTGGTCTCGGCGTACGCGCTCGGCGTGGTGATCGGCGCCCCGCTGCTCGCGGCGGCCACCGCCCGTATGTCCCGCCGCAAGGTCCTCATCGGCCTCATGGTCCTCTTCGTCGCGGGCAACGTGCTCTCCGCGCTCGCCCCCGACCAGCACTGGCTGCTCGCCGCCCGCTTCCTCAGCGGTCTGCCGCACGGCGCCTTCTTCGGCGTCGGCGCCGTCGTCGCCACCGGTCTCGTCGCGCCCGAGCGCAAGGCGCGCTCCGTCTCGCTGATGTTCCTCGGGCTGACCGTCGCGAACATCGTGGGAGTGCCGGTGGCCACGTTCATCGGCCAGCACTTCGGCTGGCGGGCCACCTTCCTCGGGGTCGGCGTGATCGGTCTGGCGGCGATCGCCTCGCTGGCGCTGCTCATCCCGCACGACCACACCCACGCCGCCACCGGCGGTCTGCGCGGCGAACTGGCGGCCCTGCGGTCCCTTCCCGTCTGGCTGGCCCTGGGGACGACGGTGGCCGGCTTCGGCGCGCTGTTCTCCGCGTACAGCTACATCACGCCGATGCTCACCGAGTCCGCCGGGTACACCGAGTCCAGCGTCACCCTGCTGCTCGCGCTGTTCGGCGTCGGCGCGACGGTGGGCAACCTGGTGGGCGGACGGCTGGCGGACCACTCCTTGCGCGGCACGCTCTTCGGCGGTCTCGCGTCCCTGGTCGCGGTGCTCGCCCTCTTCCCCCTGCTGATGTCGGCGCAGTGGAGTGCCGCTCTCGCCGTCACCCTGCTCGGCACGGCCGCCTTCGTCACCGGCTCGCCGCTCCAGCTGATGGTCATGGAGAAGGCCTCCGCGGCCCCGTCGCTGGCCTCGTCCGCGAACCAGGCCGCGTTCAACCTCGCGAACGCGGGGGGCGCGTGGATCGGGGGGCTCGCGCTGGCGGCGGGGTTCGGCGCCACCTCCCCGGCGCTCGCGGGAGCGGCCCTCGCCGTGCTCGGCCTGGCCGTCGCCGGGACGGCGTACACGGTCGACCGCCGCCACCGGGCCGCCCAGGCGGTCAGCCCCGGCCGTCTGGTCGCCGCTCACGTCCCCGACCGGCCGGAGACCGTGCTGCGCTGA
- a CDS encoding endonuclease/exonuclease/phosphatase family protein, with the protein MAQAYMTETGSGDSGPERRGPRFRRLLDRWRGDRGIWRRGLLLAALALLLALVMLLHAQIPNRIGNLGSLTETFLPWLGLFVPVLLALALVRKSASALIAVLLPAIVWLNLFGGLLVDRTGSGGDLTVATHNVNAENPDPSGTARDVAASGADVVALEELTATAVPTYEKALAATYRYHSVQGTVGLWSKYPLTRARPVDIKLGWTRAMRATVATPDGAVAVYVAHLPSVRVKLEAGFTARQRDRSADALGEAIADEPLKRVVLLGDLNGTMNDRALNGVTSQMRSTQGAAGSGFGFSWPASFPMARIDQIMVKGVEPVTSWTLPETTSDHLPIAARVKVAATGS; encoded by the coding sequence ATGGCGCAGGCGTATATGACGGAGACGGGCAGTGGCGACTCGGGGCCCGAGCGCCGAGGACCCCGTTTTCGGCGCCTGCTGGACAGATGGCGCGGCGACCGCGGCATCTGGCGCCGCGGCCTGCTCCTCGCCGCGCTCGCGCTGCTCCTCGCGCTGGTGATGCTGCTGCACGCGCAGATCCCCAACCGGATCGGCAACCTCGGCAGCCTCACGGAGACGTTCCTGCCGTGGCTGGGCCTGTTCGTCCCGGTCCTGCTCGCTCTCGCGCTGGTGCGGAAGTCCGCGAGCGCCCTGATCGCCGTGCTGCTCCCCGCGATCGTCTGGCTGAACCTCTTCGGCGGACTGCTCGTCGACAGGACCGGCAGCGGCGGCGACCTCACCGTCGCCACGCACAACGTCAACGCGGAGAACCCCGATCCGTCCGGCACCGCACGCGACGTGGCAGCCTCCGGCGCCGACGTGGTGGCCCTGGAGGAACTGACGGCCACGGCGGTCCCGACGTACGAGAAGGCGCTGGCGGCCACCTACAGGTACCACTCCGTGCAGGGCACCGTCGGGCTGTGGAGCAAGTACCCGCTGACCCGGGCCAGGCCCGTGGACATCAAGCTGGGCTGGACGCGGGCGATGCGGGCGACGGTGGCCACGCCGGACGGCGCCGTCGCCGTGTACGTCGCCCACCTGCCCTCGGTACGGGTGAAGCTGGAGGCCGGGTTCACCGCCCGTCAGCGCGACCGCAGCGCCGACGCGCTGGGCGAGGCGATCGCCGACGAGCCGCTGAAGCGGGTCGTCCTGCTCGGCGACCTGAACGGCACGATGAACGACCGCGCGCTGAACGGCGTCACCTCGCAGATGCGCTCCACGCAGGGCGCGGCGGGCAGCGGCTTCGGGTTCAGCTGGCCGGCGTCGTTCCCGATGGCCCGGATCGACCAGATCATGGTCAAGGGTGTCGAGCCGGTGACCTCCTGGACGCTGCCCGAGACCACCAGCGACCATCTCCCGATCGCCGCCCGTGTGAAGGTCGCGGCAACCGGGTCTTAA